From a region of the Kwoniella mangroviensis CBS 8507 chromosome 1 map unlocalized Ctg01, whole genome shotgun sequence genome:
- a CDS encoding cysteine synthase, whose amino-acid sequence MVATLSARMFRARAVARPFARRTYATSVTGYGREVEGFVGAVGNTPLIRLNRLSEETGSNILAKAEFMSPGGSIKDRAALYLVKDAEEKGLIRPGGTVVEGTAGNTGIGLAHVCRSKGYQCVIYMPDTQSQEKIDLLRMLGADVRPVPAVAFDNPQNYNHQAKRYAESLDNAVWTNQFDNTANRNAHILTTGPEIWEQTNGGKLDAFICATGTGGTLAGVARYLTEKSNGKVEAWLADPPGSVLYNLVENGKLERVGNGSITEGIGQGRVTSNLQPDLSLLSGAIHVPDSASINMVYRLLHEEGLYVGASSALNVWAATELAKKKGKGSTVVTVLCDGAYRYQARLFSRVWLESKGLDSHIPEHLQKYIVLP is encoded by the exons ATGGTAGCCACTCTCTCCGCTCGAATGTTCCGAGCTAGAGCCGTCGCACGACCATTCGCTCGAAGGACGTATGCAACTTCTGTCActggatatggaagagaagttgaaggtTTCGTTGGCGCTGTAGGAAACACACctttg ATCCGACTTAACCGATTATCGGAAGAGACAGGATCCAATATCCTCGCCAAAGCTGAATTCATGTCACCTGGAGGTTCGATCAAGGACCGAGCGGCACTTTACCTTGTCAAAGATGCGGAGGAGAAGGGACTTATCAGACCCGGTGGTACTGTCGTTGAAGGAACTGCGGGAAACACAGGTATAGGATTAGCACATGTCTGTAGATCAAAAGGATATCAATGTGTGATTTACATGCCGGATACCCAAAgtcaagagaagattgatcttctGAGGATGTTAGGTGCAGATGTCAGACCTGTTCCCG CCGTCGCATTTGACAATCCCCAAAATTACAACCACCAAGCCAAACGATATGCCGAATCGTTAGATAACGCCGTGTGGACTAATCAGTTCGACAATACCGCCAATCGAAACGCTCATATTCTCACGACCGGACCTGAGATATGGGAACAGACAAACGGTGGGAAATTAGATGCCTTCATCTGTGCAACAGGTACTGGTGGTACTCTTGCTGGTGTAGCTAGATACTTGACCGAGAAATCAAATGGTAAAGTGGAAGCTTGGTTGGCGGACCCTCCTGGAAGTGTACTTTACAACTTGGTCGAGAATGGAAAATTGGAAAGAGTTGGTAATGGATCCATCACTGAGG GTATCGGACAAGGACGAGTAACTTCCAACCTCCAACCTGATCTCTCCCTTTTATCCGGTGCCATCCACGTCCCAGATTCAGCGTCTATCAATATGGTATACAGATTACTTCACGAGGAAGGTCTCTATGTCGGTGCGTCGAGTGCTCTGAACGTGTGGGCTGCAACGGAattggcgaagaagaaaggaaagggaagtaCGGTGGTGACCGTGCTTTGTGATGGTGCTTATCG ATATCAAGCCCGTCTCTTCTCTCGAGTATGGTTGGAATCTAAAGGTCTCGACTCCCATATTCCTGAACACCTCCAGAAATACATTGTACTTCCGTAG
- a CDS encoding GTP-binding protein LepA, protein MSSVLRASRPCAACLRRLRASQSALQSTSTLSSSCRPLSTLSLRVPSKLPFNRTSRRLITTSIRSEARATDITSKKRSLEMGVFPPERIRNLSIIAHIDHGKSTLADRLLQMTGTVPPSSNPQFLDKLKVERERGITVKAQTVSIIHEHTDGQKYLINLIDTPGHVDFSYEVSRSLGACEGGLLLVDCSQGIQAQTLSVFHHALEANLKLLPVINKVDLPHASPEETSEEIETSLGLPLKDHMRISAKSGLGVENVLNNIIDNLPSPKKWVDDDGKLRGLIFDTFYDQFRGVVSLVRIFSGTLKKGDKVRFLQAGKRYEILEVGINNPEEVVVDQLKDGQVGYIVCNMKNSEEAFIGDTICWADKPVVPLPGFKPMKAMVYAGVFPMDSSDFPKLEESIERLTLNDRSVSVQRESSAALSQGFRLGFLGTLHMDVFKQRLEDEYSSEVIVTAPTVPYKVVYLNGTEEFVSNPVDFPEVTDSKLRVRHIEEPMINATIFVPNEYIGEMMDLCSRYRGVQQEYRILENSDRAILRYSLPLAEIVTDFFSELKSSSSGFASFDYEEAGYQQSNLVKLNILINGKPVDALAMIVHKFAAQNVGKAWVKKLKEVVPRQQFELSLQAAVGAKVIARENVSAFRKDVTAGLYGGHYDRKLKHLNKQKEGKKRLKKLAGNIEIPQTAFFQVLSSRPRSFHSSARSSSLALNCQTPSIPIPPGFSPNNLLSTSFSSSSASWHNTNDPITQNLPQLDPESPTIPAQPASAPPPIGRSPISPPERSYKLSLIGRMTSSPPPPEVTSSKLSEAFRELYTSSPDSHVFTPGEIHEIISALLALQQREGGDRKLYAEQLQPLFRELEDIVGDKSKALRGMELTVLSQASRIERKVKTQDIINAEKSFRSLFPTSPNQNDIKGTKSYQRGINHIMYLCALAGHQSRFEDWWMKLSRNEIFPDSHSHLTRCILAEKIGRLEDIPKILDGAFDQADLEMSEENKGVLVNFAIHAFARGPHPRGADESDVDVNEDKFLESAIEGYSKIVELDQGEYQNLLGATTNRTFKQDGQVVIPIPKHCKPTKELFGPFLSALVNKGNLIGSLTVFKHIFENGFTPDIKDYITLFKGFVTYGQSDLIRGGGEAYRVFGINRYGSNDYGRNVERESFKDIWEKGLSPFTDQEKSFTAIPPKNHGSDGIKWDLENLQEIYLSFLSLSPSSMGNKTKGINKKQLWIILKAFTKTSGGDLQIIEKVWKDLENKFGEGNEEGWIEWKVDNRLIWAKRTLYGEEH, encoded by the exons ATGAGCTCAGTGCTCCGTGCAAGTCGGCCATGTGCCGCTTGCCTTCGCAGACTCCGAGCATCTCAATCGGCATTACAGTCCACCAGCACCTTATCAAGTTCATGTCGACCGTTAAGTACCCTCAGCTTGAGAGTACCATCGAAGCTTCCCTTCAATCGAACTTCAAGGCGACTCATCACGACTAGCATACGTTCAGAAGCAAGAGCAACAGATATcacatcgaagaagagatcattGGAGATGGGCGTATTCCCTCCGGAACGTATACG GAATCTCTCAATCATCGCTCATATAGATCATGGAAAATCCACCTTGGCAGATCGTTTATTACAG ATGACAGGGACTGTGCCGCCGTCTTCGAATCCTCAATTTCTCGATAAACTAAAagtggagagagaaaggggTATAACGGTGAAAGCTCAGACGGTCTCGATAATACACGAACATACAGATGGTCAGAAATACTTGATCAACCTAATCGATACGCCTGGACATGTAGATTTTAGTTATGAAGTTTCGAGAAGTCTAGGAGCTTgtgaaggtggtttgttGCTGGTGGATTGCTCTC AGGGCATCCAAGCTCAGACGTTATCGGTGTTCCATCATGCCTTAGAAGCCAACCTCAAATTGTTACCTGTGATCAACAAAGTTGACCTACCGCATGCTTCGCCAGAGGAGACCAGCGAAGAAATCGAAACGTCCCTTGGACTACCGCTCAAAGATCACATGCGTATAAGTGCCAAATCCGGACTGGGTGTCGAAAACGTGTTGAATAATATAATCGATAatttaccttcacctaaGAAATGGGTAGACGATGATGGGAAATTACGAGGGTTGATATTCGATACTTT CTATGATCAGTTTCGTGGGGTTGTCTCGCTAGTTCGTATATTCTCGGGTACAttgaagaaaggagataaaGTTAGATTCCTCCAAGCTGGAAAGAGGTATGAGATACTGGAAGTGGGGATTAACAATCctgaggaggtggtggtggaccagcTGAAAGATGGCCAAGTAGG GTATATTGTCTGTAATATGAAGAattctgaagaag CGTTCATTGGAGATACGATATGCTGGGCAGATAAACCTGTAGTACCTCTACCTGGATTCAAGCCTATGAAAGCTATG GTATACGCCGGTGTATTCCCAATGGACAGCTCGGATTTCCCGAAACTTGAGGAATCGATAGAACGA CTTACTCTCAACGACCGAAGTG TATCGGTACAACGAGAATCGTCCGCTGCTCTGAGTCAGGGCTTTCGACTGGGCTTCCTTGGTACGCTTCATATGGACGTCTT CAAACAACgtctggaagatgaatattCCTCAGAGGTGATCGTGACAGCACCTACTGTGCCATACAAAG TTGTCTACCTGAATGGTACCGAGGAATTCGTTTCGAATCCAGTTGACTTCCCTGAAGTGACAGATTCAAAATTGCGAGTCAGGCATATCGAAGAACCGATGA TCAATGCTACAATTTTCGTACCAAATG AATACATCGGCgagatgatggatttatGTTCACGATATCGAGGTGTACAACAAGAATATCGTATCTTGGAAAACTCTGATCGAGCGATATTGAGGTATTCATTACCTCTAGCGGAGATCGTGACGGATTTCTTTTCAGAGTTGAAAAGCTCAAGCTCGGGATTCGCAAGTTTCGATTATGAAGAAGCAGGATATCAGCAGTCTAACCTGGTCAAA CTAAACATCCTGATCAATGGAAAGCCTGTCGATGCTCTAGCTATGATCGTACATAAGTTCGCTGCTCAAAATGTCGGTAAAGCCTGGGTGAAGAAACTCA AGGAGGTAGTCCCTCGTCAGCAGTTCGAGCTTTCTTTGCAAGCTGCTGTCGGCGCAAAAGTCATAGCGAGAGAAAACGTCTCTGCGTTCCGAAAGGACGTTACTGCGGGATtatatggag GACACTACGATCGAAAGCTGAAACACTTGAACAAgcagaaagaaggtaaaaagCGACTTAAGAAACTAGCAGGAAACATCGAGATACCTCAGACCGCGTTCTTTCAAGTTCTTTCTTCCCGACCCAGATCTTTCCACTCGTCAGCTCGATCCTCCTCTTTGGCACTGAACTGCCAAACTCCGAgtatacctatacctcctGGCTTCTCACCCAATAACCTTTTATCAACGTCcttctcatcgtcgtccGCCTCATGGCATAACACCAATGATCCAATCACTCAGAACCTCCCTCAACTCGATCCCGAATCACCGACCATACCTGCGCAGCCAGCGTCTGCACCACCTCCCATTGGTCGATCTCCTATCTCACCTCCGGAAAGATCGTACAAATTGTCTCTAATCGGTAGAATGACTTcctcacctccacctcccgaAGTGACCTCGTCCAAGCTATCCGAGGCATTCCGGGAATTGTACACTTCATCTCCCGATTCGCACGTCTTCACTCCTGGAGAGATCCACGAGATCATCTCTGCTCTTCTAGCTCTACAACAaagggaaggtggagatCGTAAATTATATGCGGAGCAGCTACAACCGTTATTCAGGGAATTAGAGGATATAGTAGGAGATAAATCGAAGGCACTGAGAGGGATGGAACTTACAGTCTTATCTCAAGCATCACGAATAGAACGAAAAGTGAAAACCCAAGATATAATCAACGCTGAAAAGtcttttcgatctttgtTCCCTACATCGCCTAATCAGAATGATATCAAGGGAACGAAGAGCTATCAGAGAGGAATCAATCATATAATGTATTTATGCGCTCTGGCAGGACATCAAAGTAGATTTgaagattggtggatgaaaTTATCCCGAAATGAAATATTCCCAGATAGTCACAGTCATCTGACTAGGTGTATTCTAGCCGAGAAGATAGGTAGATTAGAGGATATACCAAAAATCTTAGATGGCGCTTTCGATCAAGCGGATTTAGAGATGAGTGAAGAGAATAAGGGCGTATTGGTCAATTTTGCTATACATGCTTTTGCAAGAGGTCCACATCCACGAGGGGCTGACGAATCTGACGTGGATGTGAATGAGGATAAATTTTTGGAGAGTGCTATCGAAGGATACTCGAAGATTGTCGAATTGGATCAAGGGGAATATCAAAACTTACTAGGCGCGACTACCAACAGAACATTCAAACAAGATGGCCAAGTAGTAATACCTATACCCAAACATTGCAAGCCGACTAAAGAATTATTCGGTCCATTCTTATCTGCTTTAGTTAACAAAGGAAATTTGATAGGAAGTTTGACAGTTTTCAAACACATATTCGAAAATGGCTTCACaccagatatcaaagatTACATCACGTTATTCAAGGGATTCGTAACTTATGGTCAATCTGACCTAATCAGAGGAGGCGGAGAGGCATATAGGGTATTTGGGATCAATCGATATGGGTCAAATGACTATGGTAGGAAtgttgaaagagagagtTTCAAAGATATTTGGGAAAAAGGTTTATCACCATTTACAGATCAAGAGAAATCATTCACTGCTATACCACCTAAAAACCACGGTAGTGATGGGATAAAGTGGGATTTAGAGAATTTGCAAGAGatatatctatctttcttATCCCTTAGCCCCTCGAGCATGGGAAATAAGACCAAAGGGATAAATAAGAAACAACTTTGGATTATACTGAAAGCGTTTACAAAGACCAGTGGAGGTGATTTACAGATTATAGAGAAAGTATGGAAAGATTTGGAAAATAAGtttggagaaggaaatgaagaaggttggattGAATGGAAGGTTGATAACAGGTTGATATGGGCCAAAAGAACCTTGTATGGTGAAGAACATTAA
- a CDS encoding nucleoside diphosphate kinase encodes MSTTEQTYIMVKPDGVQRGLVGEIIARFEKRGFKLAALKLASPSKEHLEKHYSDLSDKPFFPKLIKYMLSGPVVCMVWEGLDAVKTGRVMLGATNPLASAPGTIRGDYALQVGMNICHGSDSVENGQKEIALWFPEGVAQYKLDAQTWIYEA; translated from the exons ATGTCTACCACCGAGCAAACCTACATCATGGTCAA ACCTGACGGTGTCCAACGAGGACTCGTCGGTGAGATCATCGCCCGAtttgagaagagaggattcAAG CTCGCTGCTCTCAAGCTCGCTTCTCCTTCCAAG GAACACCTCGAGAAACACTACTCTGATCTTTCCGACAAGCCTTTCTTCCCCAAACTCATCAAATACA TGCTCTCCGGTCCTGTAGTCTGCATGGTCTGGGAAGGTCTCGATGCCGTCAAGACCGGTCGAGTCATGTTGGGAGCCACCAACCCTCTCGCTTCTGCTCCTGGTACCATCCGAGGTGACTACGCCCTCCAAGTCGGCATGAACATCTGCCATGGTTCAGACTCCGTCGAGAACGGTCAAAAGGAAATCGCCCTTTGGTTCCC AGAGGGTGTTGCTCAATACAAGCTGGATGCTCAAACTTGGATCTACGAAGCTTAA